TTTTCGCGGCGAGGAACAGCTCAGCGAGACTTTTTCCTACACCGTTGACGTCACCTGCCCCGAACCGGATATCGATGCCGCACAGATGCTGCGCCAGTTCGCCAGCTTCACGATGGGCACGCCTTTCCAGCCTGAACGCGCCGTGTACGGCGTTATTCGTGACTTTCAGCGCCTCTCCACCTCCGCCGATGAAACCCTGTACCGCCTCGAGCTGGTGCCGCGCCTGCGGCTGCTGGAAAACAGCACCAACAGCTTTATTTTTCAGAACCAGTCGGTGCCTGAAGTGGTGGAATTTATTCTGCGCAAACACGGGCTGGAGGGGCAGGATTTTGAGTTTCGCCTCAGCCACACCTACCCCGACCGCGAGCTTATCACCCAGTGGGGCGAGACCGACCTGCAGTTTATCAAACGTATTCTGGCCGAGGTCGGTATCTGGTTCCGCTTTGAGGCGGACACCCGCCTGACGTGTGAGAAAGTGCTGTTCGGCGACGGGCCGGAGCAGTACCGGTTTGGCGTCACCCTGCCGTACTGCGAGCCGTCGGGGATGAGCGACGCCCACGCCGAAAGCGTCTGGGGACTGAAAATCCACTGGAACGCCGTGACCGGCAAAATCTTCAAACGCGATTACAACTACCGCGAGGCGACCACGCCGCTCGATACCAGCGCGCAGGTGCGCAGCGCCGCGCCGGTGACCGGCGAAAGCTACCTGTACGCCCGACCCTACCGCGAGGCCGGTGGAGACATGGACGCCGCCGCCGAAACCGGCGCGTTCTACGCCCGCATCCGCCATGAACGTCAGCTGAATCACCAGTGCCGCATTTTTGCCCGCACCACCGGCAGCGGACTGGCGCCGGGTCAGGTGCTGGAACCGCAGGCCTACCCGTTCAGCGACCTGCCGGACGGCATCCTGATTACCCGCATCGTCGCCAAAGGCTCGCGCACCGACCACTTCCGCCTCAATATCTGGGGCATGGCCTACCGCGAAACGATTGGCTTTCGCCCCGAACCGCCGGCGCGGCCGGTGCTCAGCGGCACGATACCGGCGCGGGTGGAAAGCCCGGCCAAAGGCGACACCTATGCGTGGCTGGATAATCAGGGGCGTTACCGCGTACGGATTGACGGCGACCGCGCCTCGGCCGATGCCGGTTATGCGTACCTGTGGGTGCGCCTCGCCAAACCCTACGGCGGTGACGGCTACGGCTGGCATATGCCGCTGACCGACGGCACCGACGTGGCCATCGCCTTTGACGGCGGCGACCCCGACCGGCCGTATATCGCCGCCGCGCTGCACGACTCTGAACATCCTGACCACGTGACGGAAAGGAACCACACCCGTAACGTCCTGCGCACCCCGTCAAATAACACGCTGCGGATGGAGGACCGGCGCGGTGAGGAGCACATCAGGCTCGCCACCGAATACGGCAAAACCCAGCTGAATAGCGGGCATATCGTCGATGCGCAAAACGCGCCGCGCGGGCAAGGTTTTGAGCTGCGCACCGACGAACACGGCGCCCTGCGCGGCGGTAAGGGCGTCTTTCTCAGCGCGGACGCCCAGCCGCAGGCGCAGGGCCAGGTGCCGGATAACCGCGCGGCGATGGCTGAAATCGAATACCTGCAGGGTCAGGTGAAAGCCCTCAGCCAGGCCGCCGCGGAGGCCAAAGCGCTGGAGGCCGACATCGCGGCGCAAATCGCCATGTTCAGCGAACGGCTGAAGCCGATAAATCAGGTGGTGCTGGCCAGCGCGCCACAAGGCATGGCGCTGACCAGCGGCGAGCATCTGCAACTGGCAACTGGCAGCCGCCAAAAACATGATACTGAACGCCGGTAACAATGCGGATATCGGGGTGATTAAGAACCTGACCGTCAACACCGGTGAGAAAATGGGCCTCTTTGCGCTGAAGGGTGAGATGAGCCTGAAGGCCAGCGAAGGCAGGGTCGACGTTCAGGCGCAGAACAACCGGCTGGCGCTTGCGGCGGGCAAAAAAGTGAGCATCACGGCGGTGGACGGCGACATCCTGTTCAGCGCGAAAAAGCGCATCACGCTGATTGGCGGCGGCAGCTACCTCATCCTGCAGGACGGCAAAATCGAGTACGGCACGGCGGGTGAGTATTTCAGGAAAACGCCGCACACGGTGCTGACGGTGGCGAATACCATGGCGGCAGAACTGGCCGCCATGACCGGTGGCGGAATTTGCCTCAGTTGCCTGATGAAAGCGGCAATGTCGGGCAATGCATTTGTTATAAGGGGAGAATCATGAACACTGCCGCATATTCCGCCGTGATGAATCAATTAATATCTCATCCTGAATGTGGAGGTTTCGCTTTGGTAGATGGCCTGCAATATGAACGTCACTTTGGTGAAGAGATAAAAACTGAGAAAGGGATCGTTGCACCTCTGTTTGATAGTGGTCCTGACTCTCGCATTCAGTTTGCAGGCCCCTGGCTGTTCTCATTGAATACAACCATTGAGTATCGTGAAAAATTGCAACAGCTGGAGTGCATATATCCATCAGTTTCATGGTTCCTTTCCTGCTGGACTATGGAGAATGTTGTAAATCATTTTAAACCTTTTTTAAATTTACAGCTTCCGGACGGGCGTGGAGCATTATTTCGATTTTATGACCCTCGAATCCTTAAAGATATCGAGCTTCTTTTGGCTGAAAAAGATTATGAGGAACTTATTGCTGGTATTGAATGCTGGTTTTTGACACTGAATGGCGAAACTTACGATATAAAATCCAAGGGAAAGTATTTTTGGGACTAATGAAGTTTTCTTCAGGTAGAAAAACATTATGGTAGTAAAAATATCTACAGAGCAACTTTCAAACCTCAGGGAGTTAGAAAGCAATAATTATATAAACAGTCTGCACCAAATAATTATTAAGCACTCTCCTTCCCTTGCCGATGATGGGGGGTTAAAATTTCATCTTATTGATGCCGAGCAATTTGTAAATGAGAACGGCTTCACTGATAAAAAGATAAAGACAGAATTTTTAATAATGAATGCTTATGAACCTGGTTTTTACAAAACAAATACGATGCAGAACTGGATTTTAAATGGTACGGAAAGTCCTGAACGTGAATATGTAAAATACCAGCAAATCAGGAGCAACTTTTTAAAAAGAAATTCTGGAGTTGAAAATGAGTAATGTTGGAGCAACTATGCCAGTCCCAGCTGGCCGCACCGGGACTATACCCGGGACCAGAGGACGTCTGGGGGGCGTTGTTGGTATTCTTTCAGATCTTGAAGCCCATAGACAGGAATATTTAGCCTATATGGCTGAAATGGAGAATGTTAAGGAAGAAGCAGCTAGTTTGACCAAGGAGTTAAGTGAGGAAGGATGTGACCAGTGCGTCTATACTCAGGGTGAAGTGACACTCCAGAATATTAAAGGCTGGTCCGATATCAGCATTGCATATCAGTTCTACATCTGTAAGCTCCCAATCCATTTTCAGGTAATGAAAATAATGGAGTGGACATATGGGGTTGCATTCGATGGTTTTGTACCTAAAGAATGCCTGCTGATTGAGACGAAAGCTAATTACGATCAATTTTTTGATATGAATGAAGAGCTTAAATTTTTCATGAACATAACTAAAGGAACTGACGGACTTTTCCTGAAGCAAGCGCGTTCTCAAAACTCTTGTGCATTGAAGGGAATGCCACCCGGTCGTTTACATTGGTATTTCATGCAACCCATTAGTGCCAGATATGCGCGTTCAGAATTTGCAGAAGAAGGGTTAGATATTTCAGTAATTGATAAGCCAATGCCCACCGAGTATGTCCGAACAATAATCACAAACAAACAATAGGTGTAAATATGTTTTATAAAATACAAGGTTTAATTTACAGAAAAAACAAAGTAACATCGGAAAATATATTCAATGAATTGATTAAATTCATTAATACACTACCAAACTGGAGTGAAAAACCGAAGCTATGGTTTATAGCGACTCCCAAAGGGAGTGTCAAAGGTATCGAAAATGGTCAAACATCCCAAGATGCACTTAGCTATGTCGATGAAATGATAAAATCAAATAATAGTATTAGTGTCATACTTGCTGATGAAAATGAAGATGATAGTATACTAACGCTATGGTTTAAAAACACCCAAGCAATATCTGAAGACAGGTATACATTCTCACTTACAATTAAATCACTTTCAAAACTAAATGATTTTAATGTTTTTCTTGATATATTTAATAAATTAACATCTTTAGACGAATGGAAATTCAAATATATTTTTCTAGATACAGAACAATATAGAAGAAAAGAATTATCTGTTTTCGAAGATAGATTGGCGGTTGGTTGGATTCTGTTTTTACCACAATTGATTTCATCAGAACATGCCCGATCGGCATTTAAAGTCATTCAGCGAAAAGAAATAAATGGAACAATAATTATCTCAAGCGAGATTTTTGATGGTAAAAACCCTCTCCACATCTCCCATGCTAATAATGTAGAGATAGAGCTTGCTGCTGATGGATTTTTGCCTTTACTGAAGGGATTATAATTATTGTCTTTACTAGTATATCAACAACCTCCAACTCAATAATCGACATTAATAAAATAAAGAACCAGAGTTATTCCTGTCATGGATAATGGGCGGCAAAGAGGAACTATTATCGTTTCAACTGAGGAACTCTTCGATGGTGAAAATGAAGAACATATTACAAAATCTAATGATATTGAGATCAAACTGTTAGACCTTGGATTTTTGCCGCTAATGACAGAACTCTAGCTGTGATTACATAGGGTCTCCTGAGAGACTCAAACATGTCGTGATTAATAGAGAAGGGAAAGGTCTCTGATGGTAGGTATTCTGGTAGGAGGCATGCCGGTGACCAGCGGTACGCCGGCCCCTACCGCGAGGCCGATGAGGTCGTGGACGCCGCCGCTGGCGCCGGGTCAGGTGCTGGAGCCGCAGAACCACCCGTTCAGCGAACTGCCGGACGGTATCCTGATTACCCGCATCGCCGCCAAAGGCTCGCGCACCGACCACTTCCGCCTCAATATCTGGGGCATGGCCTACCGCGAAACGATTTGTTTTCGCCCCGAACCGCCGGCGCGTCCGGAGCTCAGCGGCACGATACCGGCGCGGGTGGAAAGCCCGATCAAAGGCGACCCCGACCGGCCGTATATCGCCGCCGCGCTGCACGACTCCGAACATCCTGACCACGTGACGGAAAGGAACCACACCCGCAACGTTCTGCGCACCCCGTCCAATAACAAGCTGCGGATGGAGAACCGGCGCGGTGAGGAGCACATCAAGCTCGCCACCGAATACGGCAAAACCCAGCTGTATAGCTATGAGTTTAATGTAGGGTTGGCAAAAAAAGCTGCCCCAACCCACAATAATATTATTTGGAATATTTTAAATCTCCTCTTGCTTGTGTATTTCTTGCTACTTAATTTATTTTTTTCATCAGGTTAGGAATTTTAAACCTGTATAAATTTTCACTTTCCAGTACCGCCGCATTAAATGCCATAACGAAAAGGAATGTCTCATGGCCACATTACACACCCTGTTAGCGCTATGCCCACAGGAAAACCCAGATATATTGATGCAAAAGGCCAAAGTGCAAACAGCACTGTGGGAAAAATGGCTAAACCCGGTTAGCAGCGATAACGCAACTGGTGAAGATCCCGGTTATGACGATGACTTTCAACGTATGCGTGAAGAAGTTAATAAGCTTTCAGGCGCGGATACTGAACTGGTGTGCCAACTGGCGGAGAAATTACTGACCACTGTATGCAAAGACGTAAGGGTAGCCACTTATTATCTCTGGGCACGATTGCATCGCGACGGCGAATCGGGTCTGGCCGAAGGGCTGGAACTGTTGAGCGGACTGGTCTCACGCTATGGCGACCAGTTGTTGCCATCACGAAAAAATAGCCGGCGGGCTGCCATGGAGTGGCTGGCAGGCAGTAAAGTTCTCGACAGCCTGTCGCTGTATCCCGAAGTCGATAAGCCAAAATTTGAACGCATTTTGGCTGCACTCACACTGTTTGAAGACGTTATTACATCATGGGAGGACGTAAACCGACCACAGTTGGGCGGACTTTATGATGCCCTAGAATCCCGACTGGCTCAGTCTGGTGGCTTCGATGCCGTTGTTCCGCAAAACAGCGGCGGTCAGGCGACGTCTGATTCGCGCTCCTTATCGCCGGACATGCCGACATTAAAGGTAATACAGTCTGGTCGTGAGTTACTCGATCAGGCTAAGGCGTTAGCTCAGTACCTGCGAGACCAGCCACAAGGCTGGTTATCAGGGCACAGGTTGATGACTACGATACGCTGGGACACTGTCGACCAACTGCCTCCGCTGGATGCCAAGGGTTGTACTCGCTTGGCCCCCCCAAGAACTGAATATCGTGCCCAACTCAAGCGCCTGTATTTGCAACAAAGCTGGACCGAATTATTGGAAAACGCCGATCGAATGTTTACCGAAGGCGTGAATCATTTCTGGCTGGATATCCAGTGGTATTTGCACCAGGCGCTCAGCAAGTCGGGGGCTCCTTATGATAGCTGGGCAGAATTCATCGAGCAGGATCTGCGTTTATTGTTGCTTCGTTTACCGGGACTGGAAACGCTCGCCTACAGTGACGGTACCCCCTTTGCCGACGAAGTGACCGCAGGCTGGATCACACGTGATATTCAGGACAATGACGGACGATGGCAATCTGAACCCAATGCAGTCTCTGCAAGTGGCGATGAAGATGTCCTTCAGCTTGAAACCGAAGCACTGGCGCAGGCAGACAGTGAAGGTATAGAAGCTGCACTCAATTGGTTGCAGATTCGCCCGGGGATCACTACACCTCGCCAACGTTGGCTAATACGGCTGCTCATGGCTCGTGTTGCTGAACAATATGGAAAAAATGAAATGGCACTCCACTTACTTGGAGAACTGGACAGCACAGGAAATCGCCTGACGCTGAAACAATGGGAGCCTGCCCTGCTGTTTGAAGTAAAAGCACGACGACTCAAACTGCTGAGAATGCAATTCCAGCGCGGCGATACTGATAAAGCCAAACTCACACTTGAAATGGACAAACTGCTCGCCGGATTGGTTTCTATTGATCCTGCACGCGCGGCTGTTCTGTGTGCTTAAAAAGGAATTTAAACGCGAATGAACTCAAAATCCCCTTCTCTGTATGAAATCCTCACTGGCAATTTTGCCGGCGGCCTCGATCTGCACAACGTCAGCGAAGAGAATCAGGTGATCCTCTCCGTGCTCGACAACATGCAGCGTATTCTCAACTGTCGTGCCGGCACGCTCAGCCATCTGCCGGATTACGGCCTGCCGGACATGAGCAAAATCCTGCAGGGGATGCCCGGTACGGCACATTCACTGCTGGATGTCTTGTCAGAAACCCTGCTGAAATACGAGCCGCGCATCAAAAAGTTGCACGTTATTTTATTGCCCCAGTCCAGCCCCGGACATCTTGAATATGCCATTGACGCCGAGCTGAAAGAGCTTGGCTTAGTGCGATTCGGTACCGAATTTATGCCGGAAGGCCGCGTACTGATGCGCCATATGAAACAGCAGAATTACGTGTGACAAATTTAAAATATTTTAATCCCTATTTTTAAAATTTAATGGCAATCGGGAGGGGTAACCCACAATCATGAAATAACCTCTAAACAAAACAGATGATATGCATGGAAAAGCTAACCAGACGCATTGCCTGGTCAATTTAATTAACAAAGGGTTTTTATAAATGTTTAAAGGTATTTTTTTACTGACTACCGCCTCATTATTTTCTTTAAGCGCACAAGCGGGGCTATTTGGAGGCGAAGACTTCAAATGTGGTAGAAATGATGCTGTCAAAGCTGTTCAGGATTACATCAAAAGTGAAGCAGGAGCGAAACTGCAGAACGATTACATTACCAGCCCTGAGATATTTCATAAAAAGGACATTCAGGAATTTCAGAGTAAAATCGATTCAATACCCATGACGATTTCAAATGTCTCAACAACATCCACAACCGACGGAATGCTGAACTGTAGTGCAACAATAGCGGCACAACTTCCACCAGAAACCCTTGAAGTGTTAAAAAACAACCCGGAGTATCTGTCCGGTATCATTTCAGATAATGGAAAAATGAATAATGGCAAGGTTGTGTGGAGTAATTATCCCTACAGCCTCAGCCTGGCAGATAACAAAAAGGATATATCTGTAAACAGAATTAATTACATTCAGAACTCTTTATATCAAATGTCCACGCTCGCAGTGAATAAAGATTACATCATCACTTCTAAATTCACCGTAAAATTATCCAGCTCAAAAAACAATTATGCAAGAAGCGACCGAAATCTGAATGATATCTGGAAAAGCCTGCCGGACTCGATTAAGACATCCATGAAGAAATCACAACAAGCCTGGGTGAATGATAAAGCGCTTAAATGCGGAAAATTATCTGATGCGGATATGGAAACCACGCCGATTCAAAACAGGATTAATACTTATGATTGTCAGACAAAAATGACGAATGAACGTATCGCATTTTTAGGCGGGGATAATTATTAATTTACAATGCTAGTCAATGTGCACCCAGACAGTCGGGTGCACAAACTTCAACACCGAATAACGCTTTCTCAGGTAAGACAAAATGATGGCCCAAGACATAAACCGCCAGCTACGCACCGGGGGTGACCCGCGTGCGCTGGCTGATTACGCCGTTTTACGCGAAGAACTGAGCAAATTAACCCATCCGGCGCGTCCGGATGTGGACTGGAAAAAGGTGGAACAACTGTGTCTGAACCTGTTTCAGCAGAACGGTATCGAACTGCAAACGGCGTCGTGGTACACACAGGCCAGAACGCGGTTAACGGGTATGTCAGGATTAAATGAAGGGCTGGCGATCCTCGAGGCATTGATTTCACGGCAGTGGCCGGGACTGTGGCCGCAGCCGGTGCATGCGCGGATGGAAATACTCTCCGGCCTGAGCCAGCGTCTGCAACAGACATTGCGCAGCATGACCCTGGATTATCACGATCTGTCGCAGATCTATCAGGCCGAAAAACTGATCAATGCGCTGTGCGAGGTCTTGCAGCGTCTGGAGCTGAAGCATGTCAGCCAACTGGAAGCACTGAGCAGTTTTATGCACGGTGCTGCCGTGAGGCTGGAAAATATGCACGCGGCCAGCGATACGACAATCGTATTACCTGCGGCGGCAACAGAGAACACGGAAAAAAGATGGGCTACGCAAGCCCGCGAGCAGTGGGTGTATGTTGCACAGGCTGAGCCTGCCGAACCACAGGTGACGATTACGCCACCCGCGCCGGTGAAGCATCCGGTGCAATGGAAAGGGTTTATCGCCGGAATCATGGCAACGTTGCTGGCTGGCGGCGGAGTCTGCGCAGCTATCACGGCGTTTTATCATCCGCCCTCCGGTGAACAACTGATGGCGACGCTGCCGGTAATGCCAAAACCGCTGAATGCCCAGACACTGGAAACGCTGAAGAACCGGCAGGCTGAGATGCTGCACCGTGAGGCACCGGCGTATCTGGCCGCCATGCAGCAGCAAACGCGCCAGCTCGCCACCTTGTCGCCGCGCTGGGCGCAGGATACCGGGTCACATCTGGTCAGTCAGGCACTGATACTGTGGCCTGATAATCCGGCGACCGCTGCGCTGGCGAAAAGCTGGACGCAGCAACTGAACGCCAATGCCGTGCCTTTGGAAAACCTCAGCGGCTGGCAACAGGCCAATACTCAGCTGCAACAACTGGCGGACAAACTCAACGGGCTGGATGAGCAGCGCGGTAAATATATGACTGTCTCGCAGCTAAAATCCTCCGTTTTTGCCATCCAGCAGGCGCTCAACGGTTCACCGCCGGTAGAAGAATCGCTGC
This genomic interval from Rahnella aquatilis CIP 78.65 = ATCC 33071 contains the following:
- a CDS encoding DUF4123 domain-containing protein, which codes for MNTAAYSAVMNQLISHPECGGFALVDGLQYERHFGEEIKTEKGIVAPLFDSGPDSRIQFAGPWLFSLNTTIEYREKLQQLECIYPSVSWFLSCWTMENVVNHFKPFLNLQLPDGRGALFRFYDPRILKDIELLLAEKDYEELIAGIECWFLTLNGETYDIKSKGKYFWD
- a CDS encoding restriction endonuclease fold toxin 5 domain-containing protein, with product MSNVGATMPVPAGRTGTIPGTRGRLGGVVGILSDLEAHRQEYLAYMAEMENVKEEAASLTKELSEEGCDQCVYTQGEVTLQNIKGWSDISIAYQFYICKLPIHFQVMKIMEWTYGVAFDGFVPKECLLIETKANYDQFFDMNEELKFFMNITKGTDGLFLKQARSQNSCALKGMPPGRLHWYFMQPISARYARSEFAEEGLDISVIDKPMPTEYVRTIITNKQ
- a CDS encoding Imm52 family immunity protein, coding for MFYKIQGLIYRKNKVTSENIFNELIKFINTLPNWSEKPKLWFIATPKGSVKGIENGQTSQDALSYVDEMIKSNNSISVILADENEDDSILTLWFKNTQAISEDRYTFSLTIKSLSKLNDFNVFLDIFNKLTSLDEWKFKYIFLDTEQYRRKELSVFEDRLAVGWILFLPQLISSEHARSAFKVIQRKEINGTIIISSEIFDGKNPLHISHANNVEIELAADGFLPLLKGL
- the tssA gene encoding type VI secretion system protein TssA; its protein translation is MATLHTLLALCPQENPDILMQKAKVQTALWEKWLNPVSSDNATGEDPGYDDDFQRMREEVNKLSGADTELVCQLAEKLLTTVCKDVRVATYYLWARLHRDGESGLAEGLELLSGLVSRYGDQLLPSRKNSRRAAMEWLAGSKVLDSLSLYPEVDKPKFERILAALTLFEDVITSWEDVNRPQLGGLYDALESRLAQSGGFDAVVPQNSGGQATSDSRSLSPDMPTLKVIQSGRELLDQAKALAQYLRDQPQGWLSGHRLMTTIRWDTVDQLPPLDAKGCTRLAPPRTEYRAQLKRLYLQQSWTELLENADRMFTEGVNHFWLDIQWYLHQALSKSGAPYDSWAEFIEQDLRLLLLRLPGLETLAYSDGTPFADEVTAGWITRDIQDNDGRWQSEPNAVSASGDEDVLQLETEALAQADSEGIEAALNWLQIRPGITTPRQRWLIRLLMARVAEQYGKNEMALHLLGELDSTGNRLTLKQWEPALLFEVKARRLKLLRMQFQRGDTDKAKLTLEMDKLLAGLVSIDPARAAVLCA
- the tssE gene encoding type VI secretion system baseplate subunit TssE; translation: MNSKSPSLYEILTGNFAGGLDLHNVSEENQVILSVLDNMQRILNCRAGTLSHLPDYGLPDMSKILQGMPGTAHSLLDVLSETLLKYEPRIKKLHVILLPQSSPGHLEYAIDAELKELGLVRFGTEFMPEGRVLMRHMKQQNYV
- a CDS encoding lysozyme inhibitor LprI family protein, with protein sequence MFKGIFLLTTASLFSLSAQAGLFGGEDFKCGRNDAVKAVQDYIKSEAGAKLQNDYITSPEIFHKKDIQEFQSKIDSIPMTISNVSTTSTTDGMLNCSATIAAQLPPETLEVLKNNPEYLSGIISDNGKMNNGKVVWSNYPYSLSLADNKKDISVNRINYIQNSLYQMSTLAVNKDYIITSKFTVKLSSSKNNYARSDRNLNDIWKSLPDSIKTSMKKSQQAWVNDKALKCGKLSDADMETTPIQNRINTYDCQTKMTNERIAFLGGDNY
- a CDS encoding VasL domain-containing protein, encoding MMAQDINRQLRTGGDPRALADYAVLREELSKLTHPARPDVDWKKVEQLCLNLFQQNGIELQTASWYTQARTRLTGMSGLNEGLAILEALISRQWPGLWPQPVHARMEILSGLSQRLQQTLRSMTLDYHDLSQIYQAEKLINALCEVLQRLELKHVSQLEALSSFMHGAAVRLENMHAASDTTIVLPAAATENTEKRWATQAREQWVYVAQAEPAEPQVTITPPAPVKHPVQWKGFIAGIMATLLAGGGVCAAITAFYHPPSGEQLMATLPVMPKPLNAQTLETLKNRQAEMLHREAPAYLAAMQQQTRQLATLSPRWAQDTGSHLVSQALILWPDNPATAALAKSWTQQLNANAVPLENLSGWQQANTQLQQLADKLNGLDEQRGKYMTVSQLKSSVFAIQQALNGSPPVEESLRKLAQDKQQNKDVSPQLMMQLDNQFTQLLNRYVLLTQTLPATAGKNGQADN